In Aedes albopictus strain Foshan chromosome 3, AalbF5, whole genome shotgun sequence, the genomic window CAACTGGCCTTTCAAATTTCGCGGCGAGAAGGACACAACATCACTCAACGTGTTCCTAGATCGCGTGGAGACATTCGCGAGGTCGGAAGGCATTAGCGATGCCACACTCCTGAGTTCGATCAAGCATTTACTCCAAGAGGACGCAATCGACTGGTACTCGCGAGCAACATCGCAAAACCTGTTGCGGACCTGGGACCAGTTCAAGCGGGAGATCAGAAGAGAATTCCTGCCCAGCGGATACTCCCAAATTCCAGCTTTCGATTTCAAGGAAGGGAGGAATCCTTTGCGAAGTTCTACCGAGATATCTCAGCGCTTTTCCGCTTCGTCGATCCACCAATTCCAGACGACGAAAAGTTCTTCCTGGTGAAGAAGAACATGAACGAGAACTACGCAGCCATCGTCACAGCAGCGAGGCCTCGTTCACTGGAAGAGATGGTGGAAGTCTGCAGCGGATACGACGAGACAAGGATGCTTCTGAACAGGCAGCGCAGGATTCCTATTCCGCACAGCGCGCTTCTTGAGCCGAACTTCGCCACGCCAGTAACAACCAGTAGGCCACCACCGATACAACATCACCAACAGCCAGAGCGGTTCAACAGAGTTCACGCCGTGGAGGTAGAAAAAGGCGCATTCGAGCACGAAGCAGCGGAGGAAGGACCAGAAGACAATTGGCAGCACAACATCGACGAACTGGTGGAGCAAGTCAACGCGTTGAAGTTGAACATTGGGCGGAGATCTGCGAGACCAAGCTTTGCCGCACGCGACGAAAGGCAGCCAAGGCCAACGGTTAGGCACAACCGCACAGAGGCTGACGTCCTGCGATCAGCGCGGCGGTACACAAGGGATGCGCAATCTCCAGCACAGCAGCAGCGGCCGCAAACCGCATCGTACCAGACTCGGCTactacaacaacagcaagaaCAGCCGCTAAGAGCACAGGGCTGGCAAGCACGACAGTGGATGCCAAGCTCGGATCAGAGCGACAATAACCGAAGAAGCCAACGTCTGCTGCCAGAACCAGCCAGGCAACGGGAAGATCGCCAGATACAACAGGAAGAAGCTCCGAACGGCCAACGAATAGCAATGCTTTGCTGGAACTGCGACGAGGAGGGTCACAGATTCATGGACTGTCCGAAGCCGCAAGCCATCCTATTCTGTTACCGTTGTGGGAGGAAAGGCTACTCGCTGCGCAGTTGCTTCACGTGCCGCATGGACGCGGTAAACTACCAAGCAGAGAACCAGCAGTAGAGGGGAGCAGCTCTCCGCAAAATCTCGGAGACCCCTCCGATATCCCGgaatttcaaaacctcaactCGATCATTATCAACCCCGGAAGTGACAATCGACCGCACGCCGTCATATCAGTGCTGGGAAAGGAGTTGACAGCTTTGCTAGACAGTGGAGCGAACTGCTCTCTGCTAGGAGGAAGAAGAGTCGAACTGGCAGAGGAATGCGGGTTGCAGAAAGGAACCGTCAGCGGCGGAATAAAGACAGCAGACGGCACGAGACACAGCATCGCAAACTTCGTCTTTTCACCGATCGTGTTTAACAACCGCAACGAAGTTCTTCCAGTGCTGTTGGTGTCTTCGATTCCAGACTGCATCATCctgggaatgaatttctgggacaAATTCGGTGTAAAAGCGGTATGTTGCACATTCGAAGCGAAGCAGGAAGATCAGATCAGCGAAGAACAGGAGATGAAGCAGCTCAGTCCGGAACAGCAGAGGCGCCTGGAGCAGGCGATTCAGAAGTTTCCGAAAGCAGTAGATGGAAGATTAGGACGCACGAAGCTGTACGAGCATCGAATCGATGTAGGGAATGCACCACCCCGCAAACAACGGCATTACCCCATATCGCCATACGTTCTGCAGGAGGTCAACAGAGAGATCGACCGGATGATTGCGCTGGACGTCATCGAGGAGGCGCAGTTCTCGCCATGGAACAACCCGCTGGTCGCCATCAAGAAGAAGACTGGGCAGTATCGCGTCTGCTTGGACGCGCGTCACCTCAACTCCGTTATGGTGAACGAGGGATATCCGATTCCCCAGATAGCAGCGATCACCAACAACCTCCGAAGTAGCAAATACATCTCTTCGATCGATCTCAAGGATGCCATCTGGCAGTTACCACTCCATCCAGGTTCGAGACAACTGACAGCCTTCACCGTTCCATCCAGAGGCCACTTCCAATTCAATGTGGTGCCTTTCGAGCTGTGTACAGCAAGCCAAGCCCTAGCGCGACTTATGACCCACCTATTCGCCGATCTAGAACCGCTGGTATTCCATTACCTGGACGACATCATCATATGTTCCGAAACATTCGAAGAGCATATCGCTCTGCTCGAAGAAGTAGCCCGCCGGCTACGCCAAGCGAATCTCACGATTTCATCGGAGAAGTCCAAGTTCTGCCGGAAAAGCATGAAGTACCTCGGTTAAGTAATCGGCCAGCAAGATTGGCGTGTAGACGAAGAGAAGATCCAGGCGATTGAACAGTTCCCGACTCCAACAACACGCAAAGAAGTGCAGCGATTTCTCGGTGTTTGCAACTGGTACCGACGCTTCATCGCCGGTTTCTCGCAGCTAGCAGCTCCACTAACAAACTTGACGTCAGGCAAGACCAAGTTCCGTTGGAATCCGATAGCTGAAGAAGCGTTCCTCAAGCTAAAAGCAGCTCTGGTTTCGGCACCGGTACTGGCGATGCCGGACTACAGCAAACCGTTCGCCATAGCGTGCGATGCCAGCGACACAGCAATCGGAGCAGTGCTAACGCAGGAGATCAACGGCGAGGAACATCCCATCAGCTACTTCTCGCAGAAGTTGTCAGCGTCGGAGAGGAAGTACTCGGTCACGGAGCGGGAGTGCCTCGCAGTGATCCGAGCGATCGAGAAGTTTAGAGGCTACGTGGAAGGAATCCGGTTCGTTGTCCACTGTGACCATGCAGCACTCAGCTACCTGAAGTCGATGAAGAACCCGACGGCTTTGATGAGCCGGTGGCTGTTGCGTCTGAACGCGTTTGATTTCGAGATCCGGTACAGGAAGGGTTTCATCAACGTTGTTCCAGATGCTCTCTCGAGAACGGTGGCAGAAGCAGTCTTCACGGTAGACCAAGTCCTGGATCCGTGGTACAGGAAGCTGGTGGACAGAGTAAAGAGCGAAGGAGATAAATTCCCGGACTTCCGCATAGCAAACGACACGCTATTCAAGAACTGCCGTTGCAAGGACGAAGTGGGAGCAGTTTACCACAAGTGGAAGCAAGTCGTTCCGAAAGAAGAGAGGTTCCAGCTAATCCGAAGATTCCACGACGAACCGGCAGCAGCGCATCTTGGTTTCTACAAGACCTGGCACAAGCTACAAGCCCACTACTACTGGCCACAGATGCAACAGGAGATTCACGATTACGTTATGAACTGTGCGACCTGCAAAGCGTGCAAGGCACCGGGGAAAAGAATGATGCCGCAAATGGGAAACCCGAAGCCGGCGAAAACTCCTTGGGAGATGATATCGGTAGACTTTGTCGGTCCGCTCACACGTTCCAAGCGAGGAAACACAGTGCTGTTGGTAGTAGTCGACTGGGTCAGCAAATACGTAATTGTCAAGCCGATGCGCGCAGCAGATTCGCAGAagatggtggagttcctggaagaagaagTTTGCCTGAAGTTCTCTCGGTCACGGCTGATACTATCCGATAACGGGAAGCAGTTCGAATCGATGGTGTTCAAGTCCTGGCTAGCGAAACACAAGATCGGCCACATGAAGACAGTGTTCTACTGTCCGCAGGTCAATAACGCCGAACGCGTCAACCGCGTCGTAGTAACCTGCATCCGGGCATTGTTGGACGGCGGTCATAGAGAGTGGGACGAAAAGCTACCGGCGATCACGGCGGCTATAAACGCTGCTCGGCACGAAGCGACGGGCGTCAGTCCACACGAAGCCAACTTTGGACGAAACCTGTTGTTGCACACGGATCTGTACACGCAGCAGGAGCTCAACACACCAGAAGACCCGAAGGTAGCGCAGGACCTACGACTCTCGGCGATTCGTCGAATCCAGAAGCTAATCATCGAGCGGATCAAGAACAGCCACCAACGGGCGAAGCAGCGATACAATCTTCGCACAAGATCAGTAGCGTTCAAAGTCGGAGACTTGGTTTGGCGGCGGTCGTTCATACTCTCCTCGAAGGCGGACCAAATCAACAGCAAGCTTGAGCCGAAATTCGTTTCGGCCATCGTCAAGGAGATCATCGGGACGAACCTGTACGTGCTAGAGGATGTTCTGAGTGGCAAGAAGGGAAGGTTCCACGCGAAGGACATCAAGGCGGACTAAACAAACGTGTGCAAGCTATGAAAACAGGCGGTGCCTGTCAACGAAGAAGCAAACGCTGAAGAAAACACCATAATTGGGCATTATTACAGCGTACAGGAAGGCAGAGAAGCTTCAACCGGATTCTGCACCTCCGTTACACCGATTTGACGACTACATCTACTGGAATCTTCGTTCCCAGCAGCGAGATTCAGGGCTGTTCAAGCTATGTACACAGGCGGTGCCTGTCAACCACGCAGCAGTCAAGCTAGCCGAAACACCAACCACGGGGAGATTCGATCACGAGAGCTGAAGGTGAGAAGCCGTCGCAATAGTGCTCCACCGCAGCAACACCGATTGTGAGTCGACAGCAAGGATTTCCGTACAGCCGTACGAGGTTCCACAATGTTAAAGCTGTGTCCGCAGGCTATGCCTGTCAACCATGAGTACCACGCTCCAAAAATACGTAACAAACGGTAAAATGGTAGGAAGTCAGGTGTGATGAGCAATAACTTCTTTACTACTACCTCTCCACCTCGACAAATCAGTCAGCTTTGTTGTAGACCACGATCTTCGTCAGGAACAATGAACGATTTGCGATTTCATCACCCGATCCATCAGAAGGCCGAACAGTAGCAAGTAGGAGAAGTAACATGCGGTACCCAAACACTTCCATCGCGCCAGGAAATGCACCATGAGCCGTTCGCCAAGCGGGAGAAATGGCACTCTGTGATTCTGGAAACGGGACGCAGGTTTCTCGTCAAGGCACCAGATGTATTCTCTGATAGGAGGAGTGGAGACCCGGAGATCGACGACCAAACATCGGTTCGGCGCGGAGTCgaagcttacggccactatcaGGCGCAGGGAGACAGCAACTGGAGAGCTTTGGGAGAGCAGGAGGATGTAGCAAGAAGCCTACAGCGGGCGCGGGAAATTGGAACCCTGAAAGCAATGCGAGTAAGGAGGCTCCAAACACCAAGACGAAGATAACAGCGATCATGAGCCTACAGCGGGCAAGGGAGATTGGAACTCCGAAAACCATcattgagtagggaggctccaaataccagaACACAGAGCACAGCAAGCACCAGCCTACAGCGGGCAAGATTGGAACTCCGAAAACCATCGTTGAGTggggaggctccaaataccagaACACAGAGCACAGCAAGCACCAGCCTACAGCGGGCaagggagattgggaccctgaaaacagcagtgagtagggaggctccaaataccaggaCGAAGAATGCGGAAACGAacagcctacagcgggcgagcgagattgggaccctgaaaacagcagcgagtagggaggctccaaataccaccACGAAGAGCGCAGCATacagcctacagcgggcgagggagactgggaccctgaaaaccatcgttgagtagggaggctccagataccaaACAAACAGGACATCGAGTGAAGCACAACGACATCTGAAGAACCCTCACACCGAAACACCAAGTAGTCATGCCGTTAGCCGATCGAGACAAATCGAGCCCATCATCAACTATTCGACCACCCTCACTAACATAGAGCTATGAGTGGCACCACTACGAAGGAAGAGAACACGATCTCGGCAATCCAAGCACATCCACGACTGGATGGTGCACACGAACCCTCAAGTGTTTCCAGTTAATTCGAATGCGTGGCCAAGGGTTATAGATCTGGGGGTCGTCATGAAATCTTCATCCCAAAAGTAACGCGACCAGGGGCGCGGTAAAACCCTATTTCCCGGGCTCATGACGATTAAGATTAGTAAATGTTTCTTTTCTCAGAATatgcacaaaccaaaacaaaccaatTTTGTCCTTGTAGATAGTCTGTAAATATAGCTTCTTAATGTTTTGTGTGCGATTAAGCCTATTTTAGTCAATACAATAGGCTAGAATCCGATTTGAGTGTTTTGCCGTAGGATTCGTGGAAGCTGGACAAGGACATTGGTCAGAGACGATTTGAGAGGTCGAAGATTTTGCCAGGCGCAGCTGGCGTGAAGTTTAGTTTAGCATTAAGATTATGCAGTTTGGAGGATAGAGAAGATTTGGCAAGCGACCAAGGCTTGCGTATGAGTTTGGTTTTAGTTGAGGAAATGATGTAACTTGAGGTCTGCTCAAGAGTTAGGTTGACCGACTTGTCTCTGACCATCATCCTAGGAGGATGAGTaatgattttgtgaatttttcataaatcgctTGATCatcgatttatgaaaaattcttccgctacGGTAGAGTTGTGTTACGTTTAGTTTTGATTTGCCGATTAAGCACCATTTGTGTTAGACGATTAGCCTGTAAGATGAAATTGTAATTACACGAGAAATACAATACATCAGCTGTACCACGCGCAAACAGTTAGTCACCCCTGCCAGAGAGCTAAATTAATTCCGTTCGTCGATCGCCCTCGATCGGGTCAATGCGGCAAGCCTCGCCCGAACCTCACCTCACACACAAGTCCATACGAACACGCGATCTACATGAGTGAGAGTGTCTGCAACCGACAACGAAATCTTGCCCACCCTCGAGCCAATCCACACCAAAACACCGTATGCGTTGATGGCACGAGACAAGCGAGAGAAGGAAAGAGAAACACTGCAGCTACAGCATATCACAATACGGATGACGACGCATACATCGGCACAAGCTGTCGGTGGGAGAGCACCGGAGCCGAAAAGTGAAAACCAGTTTCAGTTCGCCTCAGCACGGTCCGGCGTCAAGATCGCAAAGATCCCGTCGCGTACATTCATCGCCGCAAGTTCAATTGCAAGCTAGCAAACCGTGAAATTTAGTTTCCATCTCCCAGAAGAGACGAGTGCGAACAAGCAAAAGCGATTGTGACTAGTTGTACGATTGGTGCCGGTAATGCTAATTTGTGATGCCGTTTCCGAGGACACTTTTCACAGCGTCGATCTCATTTCATTAGGACACGGCTGCGGACAATTGGGAGGAAGAGATCCGAGTCGGGTTAGACGCCACGTGTCTGCTCTTCTGGTGGACATCGGACCGAAATAATCCGATACAAGTTGGAGTACGGAAAGCATCCAGAAAGAACACGGGTTTGTTCGAGATAAATCCGCCTAGCAGCTGGCTTTGGGACCTCAAGAAGGCCGGAATAGGTGAGTCCTACGAGATGGCGGCCCACAAGGTTGGTATTAACACGTGTGATAATTGCAGCGACTTAGCGGACACGAGGGTGACGCAGAAAGCGGTCGGATCGAAGCTTGGGCAGCAATATACCATCGAAAGGCCCCTGCAAGGGTGAGTTTAAATGAAACTTCTAAAAGCGCATCCGACTGTATGCATTCTGCATTTCCCAGAGCCTTTTTGGCAGATCTAGGCAGTTTTTGACAAATCGGCAACCGGGTCGACACCTTCTCGCCATCTTTGCTGCGACGCTTGCGGAACGCTTTGCCCACCGTTTTTGGCAACTCCTACCACCGTACCGTGAGTTGGTGCGATTTTGGAACGAAGTGTTCGTGCCCTGTCGGCGGAAGAGAGCGAAGCTGGGTTGGAGCTCTGCATCAGGGAGGCCGGCGAGACCAGACCGGTGGTAATCCGTGTGGCATCGGCCAAGGTCGCGGTGGAGGTGGCAGCCACGGCGACGGTACCGACGGTGCTTGTAGGTGCTGGGCAACAGCTACCAAGCAGTGGTTCCCCAGACCGGGAGTGATTAACAACAATGCGCTGGCAGGAAGAGGTGCCAATCCAGCGCGTAAATCGGGCAATAGCGCCGGGAAGCGGGGCTGTGAGTACTATCCTAGGTTAAGCCAATGATTGTAAGGGGTAAAATATAGATTAAGCTACAAGCAGCTAGAGATAGGGATCAGGCGGTCATGATGGCTATCAATATATATAATTAAAACTACTTTTGGCTTTGTGAGTTTTTGTTGGTGCATGTAGCCCCTCAGTGTTTGCGCAATTTGGTTATTCGCTTCGGTAGTTCCACTCTACTTTAACCGAACACTTGCAACAATTTAAACAaatagataatgatgataataattagaaaatagcgatttgaaattatgtgttttttttgcgaaaattacattttttagctttactcaactttgatactcaatatctttgtaactacaacagctagaaacttgaaattctagatttcccttagtttatttgtttattgtcgatagaaaatttcagaacaagcattagtggaagtcacttttctgatttttgtccgcctgatatcctatagtgtAGCGGTACTATCCCGCGCGTGCGACGCTACAATGCCAAGGATTGGAAAACCAAGAAACAGTCGACACCCCGTCTACTGGTGGAACCCAACGATTGTTGATCTGCGTGCACAGTGCTTATGAGCTAGAAGAAGGATACAGAGGGCCAGAAATGACGGTGATAGGAAGCAACGAAGGTTACCTTACAGAGCAGCAAGAGCCGCATTGAACAAAGCGATCAAGCTCAGCAAGAAAGCCTGTCTTGACAATCTCTGTCATAAGGCCAAATTGAATCCATGGGGTAGCGCGTACAAAGTAGCCATGTCGAAGATAAAAGGTCCTGCGGTACCACCCGACAGATGCCCGGAAAAGATGAAAGTTATCATCGAGGCACTGTTTCCGATTCAATCAGGATACCCAGGAGATAGAAATCCGGGTGACTAACGAAGAGCTGATCGCGGTTACGAAAGCCTTGCCAATCGAGAGAGCCCCTGGCCCGGACGGGATACCAAATGTGGCCCTAAAGCAGCAATCCACGAAATGTTCAGGAGCACAATACAACATTGCATTCAGGAGGGCGACAGAAATTGGTGCTACTGCCAAAGCCTGGGAAACCTCCCGGCAACCCATCAGCGTATAGGCCGATATGCCTATTGGATACCGTTGGTAAATTGTTGGAGAGAGTGGTCCTAAACAGGCTCACGAAATACACTGAGAGTGAGAGCAATCTATCAGAATTGCAGTTCGGATTCTGGAAAGGAAGGAGCACTGAAGATGCCATCAGAACGGTTGTGGATGCTTTGCAAACGGCGCAGAAGCAACAGAGAAGGGGAAACCGTTACTGCGCGGTGGTCACCCTAGACGTCAACAGTGCCAGCTGGGCAGCAATTGCTGATTCGTTGCACAGGCTGacctgagtatctgtgccagattttaaAAAGTTATTTCCAGAACCGCAGACTGATCTACGAAACAGACGCCGGAAAGAGGAGTGTAGTATTACGGCTGGCGTTCCACAGGGATCCATTCTGGGCCCGACTctctggaatgtcatgtacgatgaggtttTGAAACTGAGCCTTCCCAGAGGAGTAAAGATCGTCGGATTTGCGGATGACGTGGCGCTGCTTGTGTTTGGAGAAACACGAGAGGAAGTAGAAGTACTGGCCACGGAGGCGATAGACACGATGGAAGACTGGATGCGGGAGAAGAAGCTATCTCTAGCTCATTACAAGACTGAGATAGTAGTCATTAGCAACCGGAAAAATGTGCAGCATGCAACAATTGTGGTTGGCGAGTGTACTATCGACTCGAAGCGCGAAGTCAGGCACTTGGGAGTGATGCTAGACGACCGACTGAACTTCAACAACCACGTTGACTACGTCTGCAAGAAGGTCACGGAGGTGATCTCGGCACTACCCCGGATTATGCCTAACAACTCTGCGATCATCAGCAGCAAGCGGAGACTCTTAGCGAGCGTATCATCGTCCATCGTCAGATACGCAGCCCCAGTGTGGTCGGTGGCATTAAAGACTGGAAGAAACCGCGCCCAGCTGAACCGTACGTCTAGGCTGAAGGCGATGCGCGTGCCAAGTGCATATCGAACCATCTCGTCAGACGCCGTGTGTGTAATAGCCGGGATGATccctatctgccttctactggaagAAGATAGCGAATGCTACAGGGACCGAGGCACAAGAGGAATTCGGAAGAGAGCGCAAGCCAGTACACTACACAAGTGGTAGCAGCAGTAGGATAACgctgcgaatggcaggtggactcatcgTCTAATTCTCAACCTGTCGATGTGGATCACCAGAGCAAACGAGGAGGTTAACTTCCacatgacacaatttctgtctggttatgggtgctttaagcagtacttgtacagattcggccatgccagttcaccgatctgtcctgagTGTCGGGATACAGAAGAAACACCGGAGCACGTCATCTTCAGTTGTCCAAGATTCGCGCATTCGCGAGGAGAAATGGCAGCAATAGTCGGCGTCGACGTAAATGTGGAAAATATCGTCGAAGGTATGTTCTGTGACGAAGTAAAGTGGAACGTGGTTAACAGGACTGTAGTTCAGATCATGGTTGTACTACAGCAAAGTTGGCGGGAGGAACAACGATCGGTTTCGGGAGACATTTCTTCGCCGGGGAACTCTCTGACGGAGATGAGCCGAGGGCTTGTAGAGTAGATCGCGACGTAACACCGGTCTGGGTCGTCGGAGTGCCAGTGAACCGGACGCCAGGACTCACCGGCATCGCTGGAGCGACTTCGGCACCCTGCCGGTAAGTTCGTAATGTCAGCAAGGCGTAAAAGATGTCTGCCTCCGAGCGGGTTTGCGCTGAAAAGCGAAAAATGTAGGAAATTAACAAATTACCAACAGGAGCTAAATGGTTCAGCATGACGCATGTTGCTTGTTGATTGGCGAAACGCTAGAAATCTAACAAATTAATAACAAGAGCTAAATCGCTCAGCATGAAACTGCTTGTGACGTCCCTACATCTGTGCAGTGGATGTCCGTACGTCCTTAACTATCTCACCAGTAGAGCTGTGAGTACCGACTAGCTCAGAAGAAGAGGCTTAGAACCCCCACGTAGGAAGCAGAATGGGACACAAGGCCAAATCGACGCAATTGCATGCAAGGACGATCTTTCTATTGATAAATTGGTAAACACACGACGAATACATTTTActtaatttatttttgacttaacATTGTTAGTGGTTAGGGTTAGTATAGCGGTGCGGCCGATAGTTGACGTTGGGGCCCATCGAGGATAGGCGACGAGAACATGCCAAAACTTACGATTCAGTAGGAGCGCTTGATGTTAGCCCAGCCGTCAAAGGGCGACATGCATCCGGTGCTTGGACGGCTACCCGACGGTACCCGACCGACCCAGTTCGGCCAGCTTGGTGGGGGCTTCGGTGTAGCAGACGAGTGGTGGAGGTTGGTAGTAGACGAGATCGGCGGTCCTCGTAGTCCGATCTCGATGGGTCTCCTGATATTTCACGGCCAGCCACCGTACGGAAATGGATCTCCGGTGGGCCGGGAGGAACAGCTTCTGATGTACTCGACGGTCGGAGCCTCGGAGGGGATCGATGCTAGTTTTCCGAGTACCACGCTTGGTCCCAGAAGGTGCTCACGGCGTGCTGGCCTCGGAGGGGATCGGTGCTAGTTTCCCGAGCACCACGCTTGGTCCCAGAAGGTGCTCATGGCGTGATGGCCTCGGAGGGGATCGGTGCTAACACAGTCGTTTGCCCACGTGGCCAGTAGGAGGTAGAATAGGTTTCCGTCTCTCGGTACACCCTGCAGATTAATGTTGGCCTCTGGAGGTGTTTTGGCTGCGGTCGACGGCCCACGTGTCGACTACTGGGGTGGGATGGCTCTCGGGCACTATACCAGGACGTGCGTGACAAACGCCGGAAGATCAATTCGGGATGTAGCAATGCTCCCACGTGATACCCTCTCGGGGATCGCCCCGATGAATTCTTACGCCGGAGGTGGAACGTTCCGCAGGAGGCCGACGACCGACGTACACTCCGATCGGAGAAGTTCTCTTGTTCGTTTAATCGGGACACCGAGCCGGTTGTGCTCATACCGTTTCTGACCCTCTTTGTGGGCTTGACAAAGATTGGTTTTTTCTAGGTCAAATATCTTACCATAAAGTTCGCTTTGTTTTGCCGACCTTTCCTCGGGCGATATGACCTTATCGGATTCTCCAAACCGGTGATCAGACCCTTTCAACGTCATTTCGTACCCGTGAGTTGTAAAAAATGGAGTAAGTTCAGTGGCAGAGTGGAATGTGGTGTTCAATATTGTTTctatttcagagattttctcGTCCCACAACCTTTGGTCCTCTCGGACGTACGTGCAAATGGCGGCATTAACCGTTCGGTAGACCCGCTCCACAGGATTGGCTTGTGAGTGGTACCTTGAGTTGAGCCAATGCCTTACGTCAAAACGTCGCAAGAAATTTCGAAATTCATGCGAAAGAAAGCAGGATGCATTGTCCGTGATCACAACTTCGGGCACGGAGTTCCGAAAGAACCATTGGTCTCTTAGGGTAGCACACAGTTTAACGCTATCAACTTTTCTAAATGGCACTAGCATGACCCATTTGCTGAACAGGTCTACGACCGAGAGAAAATACTGATTTTGTTTTCGGCTTCGAGGCAATGGGCCTACAAAATCCAGAGCGATTATCTGCCAAGGATGAGTTGTAATTGCTGTTCCCCTAATGTAGGAGCCAAAGCGGTGTTGGCTGCTGTAGTCTCTTTGCAAACGGAGCATTTATGAATATGCTCCCGAATTTCAACGACCATCCGAGGCCAGAAATAACGTTGTCGTATACGTGACAGGGTTTTATCCACACCTAAATGCATAGACTCATCATGGTTCAATCTGATTACCTCCGCCCGTTCGTGTGGCGCGGGGATTTCCTTCCAGTCGAAGTGGTTATCTTGAAACGAACCCGGCGTGGAGAGGAATTTATACAGTTTTCCCTCGCGTAATTGAAAATCCACATACTCCGTGGGTTTCTCCAATAC contains:
- the LOC134290601 gene encoding uncharacterized protein LOC134290601, with translation MTSFSGGQGRGLLFSSSFRARDNENAGETQPRQLNTSPPPPYLPRERETWNRPAPEAQSREVQELQTRIAEMQEREQRTREENYRMRDDLERLIRRDRPAPERADDRRIQKTVHNWPFKFRGEKDTTSLNVFLDRVETFARSEGISDATLLSSIKHLLQEDAIDWYSRATSQNLLRTWDQFKREIRREFLPSGYSQIPAFDFKEGRNPLRNDEKFFLVKKNMNENYAAIVTAARPRSLEEMVEVCSGYDETRMLLNRQRRIPIPHSALLEPNFATPVTTSRPPPIQHHQQPERFNRVHAVEVEKGAFEHEAAEEGPEDNWQHNIDELVEQVNALKLNIGRRSARPSFAARDERQPRPTVRHNRTEADVLRSARRYTRDAQSPAQQQRPQTASYQTRLLQQQQEQPLRAQGWQARQWMPSSDQSDNNRRSQRLLPEPARQREDRQIQQEEAPNGQRIAMLCWNCDEEGHRFMDCPKPQAILFCYRCGRKGYSLRSCFTCRMDAVNYQAENQHDNRPHAVISVLGKELTALLDSGANCSLLGGRRVELAEECGLQKGTVSGGIKTADGTRHSIANFVFSPIVFNNRNEVLPVLLVSSIPDCIILGMNFWDKFGVKAVCCTFEAKQEDQISEEQEMKQLSPEQQRRLEQAIQKFPKAVDGRLGRTKLYEHRIDVGNAPPRKQRHYPISPYVLQEVNREIDRMIALDVIEEAQFSPWNNPLVAIKKKTGQYRVCLDARHLNSVMVNEGYPIPQIAAITNNLRSSKYISSIDLKDAIWQLPLHPGSRQLTAFTVPSRGHFQFNVVPFELCTASQALARLMTHLFADLEPLVFHYLDDIIICSETFEEHIALLEEVARRLRQANLTISSEKSKFCRKNEEKIQAIEQFPTPTTRKEVQRFLGVCNWYRRFIAGFSQLAAPLTNLTSGKTKFRWNPIAEEAFLKLKAALVSAPVLAMPDYSKPFAIACDASDTAIGAVLTQEINGEEHPISYFSQKLSASERKYSVTERECLAVIRAIEKFRGYVEGIRFVVHCDHAALSYLKSMKNPTALMSRWLLRLNAFDFEIRYRKGFINVVPDALSRTVAEAVFTVDQVLDPWYRKLVDRVKSEGDKFPDFRIANDTLFKNCRCKDEVGAVYHKWKQVVPKEERFQLIRRFHDEPAAAHLGFYKTWHKLQAHYYWPQMQQEIHDYVMNCATCKACKAPGKRMMPQMGNPKPAKTPWEMISVDFVGPLTRSKRGNTVLLVVVDWVSKYVIVKPMRAADSQKMVEFLEEEVCLKFSRSRLILSDNGKQFESMVFKSWLAKHKIGHMKTVFYCPQVNNAERVNRVVVTCIRALLDGGHREWDEKLPAITAAINAARHEATGVSPHEANFGRNLLLHTDLYTQQELNTPEDPKVAQDLRLSAIRRIQKLIIERIKNSHQRAKQRYNLRTRSVAFKVGDLVWRRSFILSSKADQINSKLEPKFVSAIVKEIIGTNLYVLEDVLSGKKGRFHAKDIKAD